The Dehalobacter sp. DCM sequence TATACTGGGTGAATTGATCGGGATGAACATCACCGTAAGGATCAATTTCCCCGAACGCAATCCCTGAACGGTTTCCGCCATTGATTTCGAGGAGGGTTTTGATCTTTTCCGCCCGCTCAGGGTTTTCTTGAAGGGCTAAAAGATACAGGTAAACGCCGTCACAGTGATTATCTACAGTCAGGATTTCTTTATTCAGACCTTTTTCCTGAAAGTCTTTCGTTCTGCGGATGATGGTATCCATCGCTTGCCGGGACTCCTCCGGGGATATGTCTTCGGATACCATTTTTTGTCCACGGCCGGAATAAACTAAATGATAAAAACAGACGCGGTCAATATTTTCCGCTTCAATAAAATCAAAGATGTGATCCAATTCTTCGAAATTATGACGGTTGATTGTAAACCGCAGCCCCACACGCTGCCCTGCCGCGACACAATTCCGGATTCCTGACATCGCTGCCTGAAAAGCACCTTGTTTCCCTCGGAACAGATCGTTGACTTCCCGCAGACCGTCTAAGGAAATCCCCACATAACCAACACCGATCTTTTTTATCCGTAAGGCAAGTTCCGGAGTAATCAACGTACCATTTGTCGACAAGGTGGGCCTTATGCCTTTGCCGGCAGCATACTCGGCCAACTCAAAAAAATCGGGCCTTATTAACGGCTCTCCGCCGGAAAAAAGGAGTACCGGCACTTTAAAATCCGCTAAATCATCAATCAGTTTTTTGGCCTCTTCCGTCGATAGCTCGCCTTCATATTGTCTGGCGTTGGAGTCCATGTAGCAATGCACGCAATGAAGATTACACGTCTTAGTCGAATTCCAAACCACTACCGGACCGGACCCACTTGTGGTTCCATGTTTGTTGCCTTGACTGTCTTTGCTGTACCGCAAGGAATCCCCAAAGTTCTCCGTATCGAATAAAAGTTTCGTTATACTGATCAATGCTAACTCCTTTCATCCTACAACGATATAGCATCAATGTATGACAATTGTTACTTAATTCTTGAGTCATTTTAAATCATCGATAATTTTCTTTTTATTTCATTTTAAGACCTATATTCCCTCTTGCTTAATTGAACCAGCAAATCCGATGAGGATACTATCTCCTGCAGGGACGCCGTAATTTCTTCTGTGGCGGCAGCCTGAGTATGGCCCGCTATGGATAAATTCTGAATGTGCTTGGCTAAATCTTCTTCAGCTATTCGCATTTCCGATAAGATTTTTGATACTTTTTGGGTGGATTCACTACTTATTTGAGCCAGTTTTCGCATTTCCTCCGCAACAACAGAGAAACCTCTGCCTGAAGCTCCTGCTCTAGCAGCCTCAATTGCTGCATTTAATGCTAACAAATTGGATTGTGTAGAAATACTCTGTATCAATGAAACAATATTATCCGTTTCCTTAATTTTTTGATTATTGATCTCAGTGATTTTAATAATTTCTTCAATGGTATTAGCCAATTTTTGTGAACCAGCGGCAATCTCCTCTATGCTTGCACTGGTTTGCTGCAAAGAGGATGCCATATTTTCTGACGCTTGCTCTAAGTTTAGCTGCCTATCTAGATTTTTAGCTATGGTGACTGCCCCAATGACTCTATTCATTTCATCACGGAGGGGAAAACCCCCTCCAAGTATATGAACCCCAAAGACCTCCTTTGGAATTACCGCCATAAAGGCTTTGCCGGAATCAAATAGTTGATACAGTGGATCTCCGGATGGTATTTCATCACCTATAGAGATATTCATATGAAAACTATTTGCTTGAACAAAACCAACAAATTTATTTCTGTCGGTCAGTCCGAAAGCGGCATCTTCATGAATGATCTCCTTCATGATAGGGAGTACTTCCATCAACGAATTCAATATCGTCATTATACCCTCCAAATGATTAATACTGTTTATGCATAACTATGCATTCCGGACATTAGAAAGTTCACACCAAAAAAAGTGAAGAGCACCAAAATAAAACCGGCTAACACGATGATATTTGCTCTCTTTCCTTGCCAATTCCGGTTCCGGTGCAAGTGCAAATACAACGCATAGATAATCCACGTTATCAAAGCCCAGGTTTCTTTGGGATCCCAGCTCCAATAGCTGCCCCAGATTTGTTCTGCCCAGATCGCCCCAAGGACGATTGATAAAGAAAGCATGGCAAATCCCCAGGCAACAATATGATAGATTTTTTCTCCATTAGTCGTATCGTTCTTTTTGATGATATTTCTAGCTGAAAATCCTGCAGCCAGAGCGAATGCCGCATAGGCCAAAACAGCTGTCATAACATGTACTGTTAGCCAGGGACTCTTAAGGGCAGGCATAACCGGCCCTGCATTATTCAATTGATTGGCCATTAGCACGAAGATACTTAGGATAAAGAGGAAGGCAAAAACCATAATCACTCCGCCTGCCTTTTTATCCTTACTTTTCAATTCATATACCATGTACATCACGATGGTAACGAATGAAAAACACAGCAGAAAATCACTCCCGCTTGACAGCGGTGGTCTACCGGTAAGATTCCAGCGATAAAGCAATAGCAACAGATTGAACACTCCGCCGATTGCCACTGCAATTGACGCAAATTTCAGAACCTGTGTATTCTCGGTCTTATTTCCCACAAAGTATAGTATTGCTCCTGCAACGTAAGCAATGAGGATACCGAATAATAATTGCTGCATCATATGTTTTCACCTGATTCCTTAAAAATTTTAAAATTGGGATTGATCTGCAACAACTCTGGGGCGCCGGTTAAAAGGCAAAGCCATGAATGAGCCAAGCATAAGTAAAATTCCGCCAGCTGCAGTGACAGGCAATGCGGGATCAGATTTTATTTTTAATACTGTATAAGTCTCAACTCCGGTAAAAACTATATTAATCCCGTTATTGAGGTTGATGCTCTCACCCAGTTTTGCAACGCCTATGCCAAGTAACTTATCCTTTTTATAAACGGAAAACATGACGCGGGGATTGTCCGGCCTTAGGGTTTTCGATTCCATGCCATAATTCTCATCGAAATTGGGAACATAACGATAGAGCTTGACGGTTTTATCTGTTTCCGGAATAGAAAGAGAGTCCCCTTCGTTCAAAAAACCCTGAATATCCGTCTTACTGAGACCGTTAATTTTGTAGCTTATTTTGTTTCCGAAACTCTCCTGATACACTTTTACTTTTTCGTAGACAAAAGGATGATTGACACTGATCCAAATGTTTTCCTGTTTCTTGTCCCCTTCTACGATTCGGACTTTGGAATCAAATTGAGAGGCTGATCCATCATTGTTGTATTCAATTCGGAATTGTTCCAATTGAATGGAAAAAGGCTTATTCACCTTAATAAGTTTAGAAACATCCGTTGTTTCACCTTCTGAAAGCTTCGATAGTACGCTTTGTCCATAATGCAGGTATACTCCTCCGCCAACAACAATAAGAATAATTCCGATGTGAAGCAGCAGAGTTCCTATTTGTCTGACCCTCTCTAAAAAATTAAGTTTATTTTTGAATAGGTTCTTAAGCCGAATGATTCTGTTAATTGTGCAAAAGAACAGATTTAAGGTGATAAGGGCTAGTAAAATCTTAAACAATGGGCTGTGATAGAACACTTCCGGCATAATCAAACTGCCCAACATCGATACCAGCCCGATTAAGGCCAGCAGGGCAAGTCCGGTCTTCATGCCGGTAACTTTGTGATAAATCTTTTTAAATTGATTCATTCGATTTCACATCCAAGAAAGTATTCGATTCATATCTTAATTTGTTATTTCTTTTCAAAATAGGAAGGTAAGTTATTAAACCATTCAAAATCGTGGCACTGATAACAGAATACTGTTGATTTTTGATGCATACTATGGCACTCATAGCAATTTAAATCTCCGTTGTGCGAATCATGTGGATTTGACTCTGCGAAATTTGTTTTTGCTTTGACACTTGTCATGTCATGACATTCCGTACAAAATTCGGTTGTCGCAAATTGCCTCTTCTCCAAGGGTGTTTGATAATCACCGGTAATATACTTTAATCCTTCCTCAGCCTGAATGGAGAGGGAACTTTCATGGCAATCGTGACATCTTACGCCAGCTGCGGCATGCTTATTGGCTAAAAGATCGCTATTATTCCACGAATCGTAATACGACTGCATATTATGGCAGAGCGTGCAAAAGGCTGGATTGTCGCTTGCTTTATGAACTCCCGCGAATCCTCCGCATACAAGTACGACCAAAGTAATAACGACGATGATTAATAACTTTGTCTTTTTCGACAATTTCAGTATGCTTTCTTTACTTTTATTTTTTATCTTTTGCTGTGCTTTCTCCATTTTTTCGCCTCCATTTTTTTAATTGCATTTCTATTGGTGATATTTTTTAAAATTATATTACGCAATATAATTTTTGTCTTTGTTCACCAATACAATATTCTTCAGTGATTGGCACAGTCCAAAATTCTACACGGAGACGCTTCTGTCTAAAGTCTTGCCATAAATAGACGAAGCGTTCACTTTTTAGATTATCTGTTTTTAGGAAGGTCTTCATAAGTCAATACTTTGAAGAATCTACAATGTGGCACATTATTTGCAATATAAATACATTGTAAGGGAAATAATGAAAGCGGTGTATGATGAAATGTCGATCTCATTAGAAGGTTCTTTTGATTTATTGGACGGCATATATAAAGAAGGTTTGCCGTTTGTAGCCTCTTATCTGGAAAAACATATTCACTCCCCCATTATCATCACGAATGATACAGGCAATATACATTATTCAACCTTGCCTGAGATAACTAATGGAAAGTGTATTCCACTAAAATTATCTTCCAATCAAAATTATAGTTATCTCCAATCAGAACGGTCTTTGTATTATCCTATTGTTCATAACAGGATTCTCGGTTTTATCATCGTAAAAGGGCTCCATCCCAATCATGTCGCAGAAACGATATCGATACTGTCCGATGCCCAGACACCTTTAACTTGGTATTTTTTAAGAATTACACAAGTGAATGAAAGCACAAAAGCTCTCGACAAGAGTATGTCGAAATATTTCTTTCAAAAAGCAGACACCGATTTTAAAAATAACTTCCAAGAATCCTATAGAACAATCGATTTGAAAATCCCTTATTTTGTCTCAGTAGTCAAGATTGACAACACAGGCCTTACTGATGATATTAAAAAATTCTTAAATCCTTTTACAAAGCAGTACTTTCAAACAAAACAACCGGAAATCATTATTATGACCTGCTCAGATTGTTATGTGCTTTTTATCCCCGCAAATATGGAAGGCCAAGCTTCACGTGTGGGCTCAAGTGATATAAAACTACTAAATATAAAAAAATACAAAGAAATAGTTGAAAATAACTATAACGTAACTTTATCTATTGGCGTTGGCCAAACCTATCCATTGCCATTATTGCGTCAAAGTTTTCAGGAAGCTCAAATTGTGCTGACACTAAACCGACTTATGGAGAAAAAAGGTTTAGTTCAGGAGTTTGAAAAGCTTGGGATTTACTATTTTATTTTTTCCAGCGGCGTCCAATCGATTAAGGATTATTGTCTTAAAAATCTAGGACCGCTAATCCAATATGATAATGTAACGGGCAGTGATCTTCTTTCTACGCTAAGAACGGTCTTGGATTGCAATTATAATTTGAAGTCAGCGTCTGATCATCTTTTTATTCATATCAATACAGTCCATTATCGCTTGAAAAAAATCGAACAACTATTAAATATTGATCTTTCAGCATTCAATAACAGACTCGAGTTATATACCGTAATAAAGGTATGGGATACATTAAAAATTCATTCGTATGCTGATGTCGATCCTGAAAGTTATGATACCCTCTATTTTAACGAAAATTCGTTTGTATGAAACAACAATCTATTTCGTTATCCGCGCCAATGTGCTTGGTTTATACCCAGTGATATAATAGGTTCTGCTTAAATTAGGTAAAAGCTGCTTGTACAATATGCCAATATAAAATGCAGCCCAAACTAAGAACAGGAGGAAACCATATGGAGGTGAAATAAGGGGTTAAATAAGGAGTAAAATACCGGGTTATGAACAAATTCAAATTATCTTTGTCAAAGAAAAGGAGGAAAAGTGAATTGAAAGTGGTAAAAAGATTTACGGTATTAATCTTAGCATTACTAATGGTATTCAGTTTAGCTGGTTGCGGCTCAAACGGTAATGAGAAAAAATCCGGGTCTACCGGCGCTGCCGAGACCAAACAAGCCGACGTCGTAGTTGTCGGCAGTGGTATGTCCGGTATGTCTGCGGCCATCGAAGCAGCAAGTCAAGGAGCAAAAGTCATTTTATTAGAAAAACAAAGTATTTTGGGTGGGAGCACAAATTTTGCTGAAGGTATGTTTGCCAGCGAAAGTTCCATTCAGAAGCAAATGGGCATTAAGGTCAATACACAAGAGTTGCTTAGTGAAGAGTTTGCTTTTTCCAATTATCGCGTTGACGGCAATCTATGGAAAGACGTGATGAAGAATTCGGGCGATAATATCAACTGGCTGCTGGGCATGGGGGTCAAGTTTGAAACGGTTACCAGCACTGGCGCCGGTGCCAAAACATGGCATGTTTACGAGGGATTCGGAAAAACAGTTATTGATAAGCATATGAAACCCCAAGCTGAAAAGTTGGGCGTGGAAATCATGACCAGTACTCCGGCCAAAGAACTAATTATGACCAACGGACAGGTTACTGGTGTAAAAGCAACCACAGCAGATGGAAAAGAACTGGACATTACTGCTAAAGCCGTTATCTTAGCAACTGGCGGTTTTGGTAACAATCCGGAAATGATCAAACAGCTTACCCATCTTGACAGTTCGAAATATGCGATGAGAGGCGCTGCAGGACATGATGGTGATGGTATTAACATGGCGAAAGCGGCAGGTGCTCTGACCGGCGAACGTGCTATTGTTATGACTCTGGGCAATACAGTAGACGGTACCAGCCTTCAATCACAGCTTAGTGTAGCAGCCGGTCAGGAACCAGATCTCTGGGTTAATCAAGACGGAAAACGTTTCTGTAATGAAGATGTAATCTGGTATTATACCCGCGGTTGCAATGCGGTGACAACGCAATACAAAGCGTTTAGTGTTTTTGACAGCGATTATGTAAAGAAGCTAGCCACTGAAGGTGCAACGGTTGGCTGGGGCATGTATTGTATGCCCGGCACAAAATTAGACAAACTCAGTGCTGAGCTTCAGAGAGCAATAGATAACAAAAACGCTTCTGTATTTAAAGCAGATACGCTGGAAGAACTTGCTGCCAAAATGGGGATCGATCCGGCCACATTTAAAGAAACAGTCAATAGTTACAACACTATGTGTGCCGGTGGTAAAGACACCGATTACGGCAAGGATTCCAAATATCTTCAGCCAGTGAAAACCGGTCCGTTCTATGCTTTCAACATGAAAGCCATTAACCTCACAACCTGCGGCGGTATTAGAGTAAATGAGAAAATGGAAGCGGTTAATAATGACTATCAGCCGGTCAAAGGACTCTATGCTGCCGGATTGGATTGTGACGGTTTTACCGGGGACACTTACGGTTTAACTCTTCCTGGTTCAGCCCAAGGACTTGCTTGTTATACAGGCAGAAACGCAGCAGAAAGTGCTGTTGCGTATGCGAAGTCACTTTAAGACAAGTTCGTTCATTGTACTTCGGGTTATAAGTTGAAATAAGCATAATGTATCGCTAAAGCAAAAACATGCAGGAAACCTTTTATTTACGGTTTCCTGCATGTTATATCCGGCAATCATTCTGTTGGTCTTAAAGGATAGAATTATCTGGAGGAAATTATTACAATGAAAAAAAAAGGCAATATCATCCTGATCGGGATTATATGCACAACAGCTATCATAGGTTTTACCGGTCTTTATATTTGGAAAAACGCACATTCAGATGGTCACCTGGTTGCAGTCATCACCCATAATGAGAAGGTTATCGAACGTATTGACCTCAATAAGGTAGAACAGCCAAGAAACATCACGATTTCAGGCGATTATCACAATACTATTCGTGTGGAAAAAGGCAGAATAAGATTTGAGGAATCCGATTGCCCTAACAAAATCTGTGTTCTCACAGGTTGGCTCAAAAAATACGGGGATATCGCGGTCTGTCTTCCTAATAAAACAATAATAGAAATTGAAAATCAGTAAATAATCGAATATTAAATGCTTCTAATCTCCTTTAATAAATCAGTTTTCTTTATTTTCTTATACAATGATGATTTGCTCATTCCCAGTAAACGCGCTGCTTCGGCGATATTATTGTTGGTTTTTACGATTGCCTGAATGATCATCATTTTCTCTACATCTTTAATCGAGTTACGACTCTTCGTATCGTTCATAGTCGGATCAGATACAGACGGATGTTGGGTAGAATAAGGAGATTTATTGATTGTTGGTGGAAGATCCTCCGGTCTGATCATATTGTTATTTGAAGCGTTAACGGCATAAACCATCGCATTTTGTAGCTGTCTGACATTACCAGGCCAACTATATTGCATTAATCGATAGATTGTTGCCTCACTTAAGGACGGTCTAGCTATCTGTTGTTTTTCGGCAATATTGGCGATAAAATATTCTGCCAGTTCAAGGATATCCTGCTCTCTCTCCCGCAAAGGAGGAATGGCTACCTGTAATGCTTCTAAGCGGTAGTATAAGTCCTCGCGAAATACTTTCTTATCGACCAGATCAGAAAGTACTTGGTTCGTGGCGGCAATAAGTCTAAAATTGACAGGCTTGTAACTTGAACCGCCTATGCGCATGACTTGCTTTTCTTCCAATACTCTAAGCAGCGCCGGTTGCAGTTCGAGAGACATATCACCGATTTCATCAAGAAATAACGTTCCGCCATCAGCCAGTTCAATCTTTCCTTTACGGCCCTGGCGATCTGCCCCGGTAAATGCGCCAGCTTCATAGCCGAAAAGCTCACTTTCGATTAAGTTTTTGGGTATCGCGGCACAATTGATAGCAACAAAAGGACCATTCGGGCAATGCTCATTGTGAATCGCTTGGGCAAATAATTCTTTGCCGGTTCCACTTTCACCTTGAATTAATATGTTGTAATCCAGTTTAGCGAATTTTTTTGCTAAGCTGATAGCTTGTAAAAACTGTGATGAGTTTCCCACAATCTTATCAAAGCGATATTTGGTTTCTAAGGTAGACCCCGCGAGAACCTTTTTAGTAAATGTTGCGGCATTTTTGAATACTAATGAATATCCAATCCGATTGCCATAATGGTCATCCAGTGGCTTTGCCGAACTTAAATATGTGTTTTGATTTATTTCTTTGAGTTTAATTTCGAAATCATTGACTTCGTTCCCTGTCTCCAATAGCGATTTAATTCTTGGCTGATCACCAATAATATCATAAATTGTCATCCCAGCTATTTCCGGTATTTTGCGATTAAGTATTTTACAGACTTGGGGATTGGCGTGAGTAATTCTTCCGTCTCGGTTTAAGAGCACAATGCCTTGATCGGTCGTTTCAATAAAACGACCAAACAATTCTTGATTCGAGATAAGGTGTAATTCCTTTTCAATCCCTTTGGCTATAGAAACGATTAATGGCAAGGTATGCGTATTTTGAAAAATCAAATCGTTTGTTACAAGAGTAATTGTTCCGGCTAAATTGTTATTGATATCCATTATCGGCGCTGCCGATGCTGTGTATTGGTAATAGGTTTCGTGATATTGCTCAGGACCGGATAATTGTATCGGAATTTGATAAATTAGACTGATTGAGTGTGAAAGAGTTCCAACCGTTTCTTCAGACCAAACAACTCCGGGAAATAAATGCAAGTCCTCGATCGTTTTATAGAAGACACCATTTTTATCTACTTCTACATGAAGCATGACTCCCTGCTCATCAGATAGTAAAATCATAGACTTTTTGCACATATCGGCAAGTTTGCGGATATAGGGAATAGATGCTTTGACTAAGAGGCTTTTCTTATGCAGCAAGTTTTCAAATTCAGGTTTATCGACGATCGGGCCATAATTAAAATCATAGAGTTTTAGACCACGATGATAAGACCTGAGCCAAGACTCTCTAATAATCGGACGTATATGACCGACTTCTGAGTTGTTTTCATTTCTAACGATACTCTCTTTTGCTTTCGCGATTTGGTTTGCGATTTTCAACGTTAGATTTGAATTCTTTGTTATGGTATTTCTTTCGGCGCTGATAATAATAGGGCTTACCTTTTCTTCAATTAACGTGTTATCAGAAGAATTCGCATCATACATAATAATCCTCCTATTAGTTGGTTAGAAGGGAATTGTAACTTGTTTCTATGCTTGCAAGTAAATTCATATATATTATAAACCTGCCTGTAATAATGGACAAGGCTCCGAACAGTTATACAATAATTTCCAGGATGCTGCTTATTTATATTATATCAGTGCAAAATTGCGCACACACTAGCTTGTATTACAAAATATCTTGTAGCATAATACAAATGCTATTCAATCACGTTTGGCAAGGAGAATCATTTCAATTAAAAAAACACCCTTCTAAATAAAAGGGTGTTATTTTTAGATATTACCGTTTAATGAAGATAACCAACATGATGTTATCAATTACCTGAATACTTTGGTGGGCCCACTTGGGATCGAACCAAGGACAATACGAAAATAAGTATTTCCCATTATGATAAGAATACTTATCATTCAAGGGTCCGGCGGCATTTTATATAGTTGTTACAGAACATAAATTTGCTTTAGTATTCGCACAATAGAGGGTCAATAGAGGGTCAATTTAACTCACTTGCATGTCTGTTGTACCGTATGCAGTCCATCTCTTCTCCTGGATATATTAACTCTAAAGGAATGTTATTGTAAAGTTTTTTTATTTTAACCATTATATCCGCGGTTAATAAGCTTGCGTCGTTTTCAATTAATTCATATTCATCTGCACTTAAGTCGCAATGCAGTGCAGCTTCAATAATGCTATACCCGCATGATTCCCTTACGCATCTCAACATAATCTGAAACATGATTTATGTCCTCCAATTTAATCGAACGTATGTTCGTATTGTTATAGTACCCCTTTTCCTTTCTCCTTTCAAGGTGAAATTTGTCGAGATAAAAATTTACTTATTTATTAAATTTTCTGAAATTGTATCTTAAATATACTAATAAGTCCTAGTCGAAGTAAGAGAAAAAAAGTCGAATCTACAAATATTACACCTATTTAAGTGTAAATTAAATGATAAAATATGATTTACCAAAATTTAGCTATGGCTTATAATAAATAAAAAACATATTGCAAGGTGTAAAATGACGGTAAAAAATCGTCTGCGCAAGATCAGGCTCACGATGGATATTACCCAGACCGAAATGGCGCAATTACTTGAAGTTACTCAACAACAGTACAACAGGTATGAAAGGCAAAAAACTCAACCATCGTTAGAAATAGCACTGCGCATTGAGAAAAAACTAAATCAACGAGATATTTTTTATCTAGCAGATTAAAAAAAGATAAAACCCGACAAGGGTTATTTTTATTTCTTTTTACATATGTACAGGCATAATTATTGCTTACTTAAGCGTATAAATTACTGAACAAATCAACGAACAGGAGGGATATTATGGACTATCTAGGTTTTTGCGTCCATCAAGGCATTAAAATCTACGAATGGTTACGACCTGACACAATGCGCACCAGGATACAATCTGTTATCAATGCCACTAAACTACAGAACAAACAGGAACAAACACCGGATTTCCGCAAAGAGACTAAAACAGAAAAAGGATGGTCGTTGCTTTACGTTTTACCGCCTGGAATTGTCCAGAAAGACTTTGAGGATCGGCGCCAATATTTTGAGTCATACGTCAACGGGAATGTCGATTTTGAACAGTCCGGACGCAGGTTAATCATGAATATTTATCAAGCCAAATTCCCAGCCAAGGTTCCGTATCAATTCGACTCCGGGGAATACTCTGAAATGCTCGCTCCATTGCCTCTTGGTGTCGCTATGGACTCCACACCGCTTGTGGTTGACCTCTCCACTCTGCCGCATATGTTAGTCGGAGGAATGACCGGATACGGCAAAACAACGGCTTTAATCGGCTTTACCGTTGCTTTGCTTATGTCCGGTGTCGAGGTATCAATTATTGACCGCAAGCGGTTAGACTTTCCTCAGTTTTCTAAGTGGGTTGATGTTGCCATGACTGAAAAAGAGACAGAGAACCTACTTAAAAAGTCATGCGAACAAATGGACGAACGGATTGACGAACTACAGTTGGCCGGTGTCCAGAAGTTCCAGCAGTACAAAGGTGATATGAAATATAAAGTCATTATTATTGACGAACTCACGGCTATAGAAAGCAAAAAGAGCCAAGAATATATTGATTCCCTTGTTCACCTGGGCCGGGCAGCAGGAATCAGTTTAATCTTAGCCACTCAGAAACCGTCACATAAGGTATGGGATGGATTTACGGAAGCAAGGGCCATGTTAGGAGGGCGTTTATGTTATTACGTGGCAGACAGCACAGAAAGTCAAGTTGTGCTAGGAAGGGGCAATACACGCGGTGCAGAGCTTCCAATGAAACCAGGCAGGGCAATATTTAATAATGACCGGGATCAGATGATACAAGGCTATTATATTGATGCTGAAAAGGCTATCGCTATTCTTGATAAACTGCCAAGAAGGGAGAATAAGAATGAACAACAGGTTATACGCAAAGCAACGAGATAAAAAAGCATTAGAATATATTGAAATGCTAGGAGCATTGACAACACCGCAGATAAAAGAATTATGTTTTCCAAAAAGCATGAGGAAAGCACAACAACGTCTAAAAGTGCTCTCCCCAAAACTCAATAGGGTTAGGCCATCCATAGATTCACCCTATATTTACTTTTATGATAAACCTGTCCATAGTATAAGCGAATATAAATCTAGCATATATGAGGATTTGGACAAGGTAATCAATTCGTAATAGCGAACGAATTACTGCTTAATCAAAGTACGAATTAACGAATGGAGGTGTGGGCATGGCTGGGTTAATTATATTGATTATAATTGCGACTTTGTTAATGTAAAGGAAACCTGAATATTGTGGATAAGTTAGAAGGAAATTCCACGTTTGAAAAGAAATATAATATAAAATTAGTTGGAGGAATAAATTATGTACGATCCTATATATCTTCTAAAAGACATGAACGATTCCCAAAGAATGATGTTTCAATCAGAGTA is a genomic window containing:
- a CDS encoding methyl-accepting chemotaxis protein, with product MKEIIHEDAAFGLTDRNKFVGFVQANSFHMNISIGDEIPSGDPLYQLFDSGKAFMAVIPKEVFGVHILGGGFPLRDEMNRVIGAVTIAKNLDRQLNLEQASENMASSLQQTSASIEEIAAGSQKLANTIEEIIKITEINNQKIKETDNIVSLIQSISTQSNLLALNAAIEAARAGASGRGFSVVAEEMRKLAQISSESTQKVSKILSEMRIAEEDLAKHIQNLSIAGHTQAAATEEITASLQEIVSSSDLLVQLSKREYRS
- a CDS encoding cytochrome c biogenesis protein ResB, which produces MNQFKKIYHKVTGMKTGLALLALIGLVSMLGSLIMPEVFYHSPLFKILLALITLNLFFCTINRIIRLKNLFKNKLNFLERVRQIGTLLLHIGIILIVVGGGVYLHYGQSVLSKLSEGETTDVSKLIKVNKPFSIQLEQFRIEYNNDGSASQFDSKVRIVEGDKKQENIWISVNHPFVYEKVKVYQESFGNKISYKINGLSKTDIQGFLNEGDSLSIPETDKTVKLYRYVPNFDENYGMESKTLRPDNPRVMFSVYKKDKLLGIGVAKLGESINLNNGINIVFTGVETYTVLKIKSDPALPVTAAGGILLMLGSFMALPFNRRPRVVADQSQF
- the nirJ1 gene encoding putative heme d1 biosynthesis radical SAM protein NirJ1, with the translated sequence MISITKLLFDTENFGDSLRYSKDSQGNKHGTTSGSGPVVVWNSTKTCNLHCVHCYMDSNARQYEGELSTEEAKKLIDDLADFKVPVLLFSGGEPLIRPDFFELAEYAAGKGIRPTLSTNGTLITPELALRIKKIGVGYVGISLDGLREVNDLFRGKQGAFQAAMSGIRNCVAAGQRVGLRFTINRHNFEELDHIFDFIEAENIDRVCFYHLVYSGRGQKMVSEDISPEESRQAMDTIIRRTKDFQEKGLNKEILTVDNHCDGVYLYLLALQENPERAEKIKTLLEINGGNRSGIAFGEIDPYGDVHPDQFTQYISFGNVRERKFGEIWTDMNHPLLAALKDRKTHLKGRCAQCRFLSFCNGNFRTRAGAVAGDFWASDPACYLTDDEIGIASQSESRTSQ
- a CDS encoding PucR family transcriptional regulator, with amino-acid sequence MAHYLQYKYIVREIMKAVYDEMSISLEGSFDLLDGIYKEGLPFVASYLEKHIHSPIIITNDTGNIHYSTLPEITNGKCIPLKLSSNQNYSYLQSERSLYYPIVHNRILGFIIVKGLHPNHVAETISILSDAQTPLTWYFLRITQVNESTKALDKSMSKYFFQKADTDFKNNFQESYRTIDLKIPYFVSVVKIDNTGLTDDIKKFLNPFTKQYFQTKQPEIIIMTCSDCYVLFIPANMEGQASRVGSSDIKLLNIKKYKEIVENNYNVTLSIGVGQTYPLPLLRQSFQEAQIVLTLNRLMEKKGLVQEFEKLGIYYFIFSSGVQSIKDYCLKNLGPLIQYDNVTGSDLLSTLRTVLDCNYNLKSASDHLFIHINTVHYRLKKIEQLLNIDLSAFNNRLELYTVIKVWDTLKIHSYADVDPESYDTLYFNENSFV
- a CDS encoding FAD-dependent oxidoreductase yields the protein MVKRFTVLILALLMVFSLAGCGSNGNEKKSGSTGAAETKQADVVVVGSGMSGMSAAIEAASQGAKVILLEKQSILGGSTNFAEGMFASESSIQKQMGIKVNTQELLSEEFAFSNYRVDGNLWKDVMKNSGDNINWLLGMGVKFETVTSTGAGAKTWHVYEGFGKTVIDKHMKPQAEKLGVEIMTSTPAKELIMTNGQVTGVKATTADGKELDITAKAVILATGGFGNNPEMIKQLTHLDSSKYAMRGAAGHDGDGINMAKAAGALTGERAIVMTLGNTVDGTSLQSQLSVAAGQEPDLWVNQDGKRFCNEDVIWYYTRGCNAVTTQYKAFSVFDSDYVKKLATEGATVGWGMYCMPGTKLDKLSAELQRAIDNKNASVFKADTLEELAAKMGIDPATFKETVNSYNTMCAGGKDTDYGKDSKYLQPVKTGPFYAFNMKAINLTTCGGIRVNEKMEAVNNDYQPVKGLYAAGLDCDGFTGDTYGLTLPGSAQGLACYTGRNAAESAVAYAKSL
- a CDS encoding cytochrome c3 family protein is translated as MEKAQQKIKNKSKESILKLSKKTKLLIIVVITLVVLVCGGFAGVHKASDNPAFCTLCHNMQSYYDSWNNSDLLANKHAAAGVRCHDCHESSLSIQAEEGLKYITGDYQTPLEKRQFATTEFCTECHDMTSVKAKTNFAESNPHDSHNGDLNCYECHSMHQKSTVFCYQCHDFEWFNNLPSYFEKK
- the ccsA gene encoding cytochrome c biogenesis protein CcsA — encoded protein: MMQQLLFGILIAYVAGAILYFVGNKTENTQVLKFASIAVAIGGVFNLLLLLYRWNLTGRPPLSSGSDFLLCFSFVTIVMYMVYELKSKDKKAGGVIMVFAFLFILSIFVLMANQLNNAGPVMPALKSPWLTVHVMTAVLAYAAFALAAGFSARNIIKKNDTTNGEKIYHIVAWGFAMLSLSIVLGAIWAEQIWGSYWSWDPKETWALITWIIYALYLHLHRNRNWQGKRANIIVLAGFILVLFTFFGVNFLMSGMHSYA